In the Vibrio gigantis genome, one interval contains:
- a CDS encoding M48 family metallopeptidase, translating into MLSGVAHPPRSSERCEATLEISLDGMLVINACNQRSSANVADVKISVGVGSTPSKFTFPDGWLFVAQPSDELTAFLKQHGQRDWMGKLEKNVTAILLSCIVILALTIGTFTHGIPWLTDQVVTYLPDSASKMVEDRVLVSLDEQLFEPSKLTLSQQTMIRQRFESHLSALDIDEDVRLLFRSSELGANAFALSHSTIIVLDDLVALTETEQQLDSILMHELGHIEQQHVMKTIVRSSLLSLSVAILTGESSGVIDNLAGVGVFVANNGQSKQAEREADRFASDSMWQIHGTNKPMIEMFELLQGSSDDVAELPAWLSTHPELTERIDLLKNVQ; encoded by the coding sequence ATGCTATCCGGTGTCGCTCATCCGCCTCGCAGTTCTGAACGCTGTGAGGCAACATTAGAGATATCGCTCGACGGTATGTTGGTGATTAATGCCTGTAATCAACGCAGTTCAGCCAACGTCGCTGATGTGAAAATCAGTGTTGGCGTTGGCTCTACGCCAAGTAAGTTTACATTTCCTGACGGCTGGCTGTTTGTGGCGCAGCCGAGTGATGAACTTACGGCGTTTTTAAAACAGCATGGTCAGCGTGATTGGATGGGCAAGCTAGAGAAGAATGTTACGGCGATTCTGCTATCTTGTATCGTTATATTGGCGTTGACCATTGGAACATTCACGCACGGCATTCCTTGGCTAACAGATCAAGTGGTCACTTATCTTCCTGACTCAGCCTCAAAAATGGTAGAGGATAGGGTTTTAGTCTCTTTAGATGAGCAGTTGTTTGAGCCATCGAAGTTAACACTGTCGCAGCAAACTATGATCCGCCAGCGTTTCGAAAGCCATTTGAGTGCGCTCGATATTGATGAGGATGTCCGTTTGCTGTTTCGTTCCTCCGAGCTAGGTGCGAATGCTTTTGCTTTGAGCCACAGTACCATCATAGTGCTTGATGACTTAGTTGCACTAACGGAAACCGAGCAGCAACTGGATAGTATCCTGATGCATGAATTGGGGCATATTGAGCAACAACATGTCATGAAAACTATCGTTCGTTCTAGCCTGCTTTCACTTTCTGTCGCGATATTGACCGGTGAGAGCTCAGGAGTGATCGATAATTTAGCTGGGGTCGGGGTTTTTGTCGCCAATAATGGTCAGTCGAAACAGGCAGAGCGAGAAGCGGATAGATTTGCGTCGGATTCAATGTGGCAGATACATGGTACCAACAAGCCAATGATTGAGATGTTTGAATTGTTGCAAGGAAGCTCTGATGATGTGGCTGAATTACCAGCTTGGTTAAGCACTCACCCTGAGTTAACAGAGCGTATTGATTTACTGAAAAATGTCCAATAG
- a CDS encoding YjgN family protein yields METKGLETKVHFSGKGKEYFGIWIVNILLSVITLGIYSAWAKVRNKRYFYGHTSIAGDRFEYHGQPMQILKGRAIALVCVLVWSIAEQFSPELSLGLIVAFVLLLPLLARSNARFDAAMTSFRNVHFSFHGTVAGAYWSILGRGTLAMLGFVSAMAAVFFTMSLNMTVGVVAILILLPAYVYLQAWSLVGIANYFSNGYRYGERQFSADYKNAFYFKTYMIATLAWLVITAVLVAAFFMMAGINLMSNPESYLDLMGHSDLAVIIIGYYFGFIAIGLAVGAYLKVRVRNYTLSQLVLQSSEAESEPKFTFASTLTVKGYVSLVVVNFLLQVVTLGLARPWVMVRTMNYLADNTFVYGALDLLVATDQDSDVKSAVSDEVAQAFDVDLGIG; encoded by the coding sequence ATGGAAACCAAAGGGTTGGAAACTAAAGTTCACTTTAGTGGCAAAGGTAAAGAGTACTTTGGCATATGGATAGTCAATATTCTGCTATCAGTGATTACGCTTGGAATTTATTCTGCGTGGGCCAAAGTACGTAATAAGCGCTACTTCTACGGTCATACGTCGATAGCCGGTGATCGCTTCGAGTACCATGGGCAGCCAATGCAGATCCTTAAAGGCCGTGCTATTGCGCTTGTTTGTGTATTGGTGTGGTCGATTGCTGAACAGTTCTCTCCTGAGCTCTCTTTAGGGCTGATAGTGGCTTTTGTTCTGCTACTACCTTTACTTGCTCGCAGCAATGCGCGCTTTGATGCGGCAATGACAAGCTTCCGTAATGTGCACTTTTCGTTTCACGGTACAGTTGCTGGTGCGTACTGGTCGATTCTAGGCCGTGGCACGCTTGCCATGCTTGGTTTTGTCTCAGCTATGGCTGCTGTGTTCTTTACGATGAGTCTAAATATGACCGTTGGTGTAGTAGCCATACTTATACTCTTACCTGCTTATGTCTATCTGCAGGCTTGGTCTTTGGTTGGTATTGCTAATTATTTCTCGAATGGCTACCGCTATGGTGAGCGTCAATTTAGCGCAGATTACAAAAACGCGTTTTACTTCAAGACCTATATGATCGCGACGCTAGCGTGGCTTGTTATTACGGCGGTCTTAGTTGCGGCCTTCTTTATGATGGCTGGTATTAATCTGATGAGTAACCCAGAATCGTATCTTGATCTTATGGGGCATAGTGATCTAGCCGTTATCATAATTGGCTACTACTTTGGTTTCATTGCTATCGGTCTGGCAGTAGGCGCGTATCTGAAAGTGCGTGTTCGAAACTACACACTCTCGCAACTGGTTCTTCAATCCAGTGAAGCTGAGAGTGAGCCTAAGTTTACTTTTGCTTCGACTCTGACGGTTAAAGGTTACGTTAGCTTGGTTGTGGTTAACTTCTTACTTCAAGTCGTTACGCTAGGTCTTGCTCGTCCTTGGGTTATGGTAAGAACGATGAACTATTTAGCAGACAATACCTTTGTTTACGGCGCTCTCGACTTGCTGGTAGCTACTGACCAAGATTCTGATGTCAAGTCAGCGGTTTCTGATGAGGTTGCACAAGCCTTTGATGTCGATCTTGGTATTGGCTAA
- a CDS encoding DUF2061 domain-containing protein — protein MKKTLTFAALHFTIAFSVAYVLTGDILIGSLIAMIEPSVNTVAFYFHEKAWAQVPALKARQWMTKLKTASFATIHFSVAFTVVYLLTGDAFIGGVMALLEPTLNTVAYYFHEKVWLRKAERQTAQPQFCLHQHA, from the coding sequence ATGAAAAAGACACTAACCTTTGCTGCATTACATTTTACTATCGCATTTAGTGTCGCTTACGTACTAACAGGCGACATCTTAATTGGTAGCTTAATTGCCATGATTGAGCCCTCTGTAAATACGGTCGCCTTCTATTTTCACGAAAAGGCGTGGGCTCAAGTTCCAGCGCTTAAAGCTCGTCAGTGGATGACAAAGTTAAAAACAGCAAGCTTTGCGACCATTCACTTTAGTGTTGCCTTTACCGTAGTCTACTTATTGACTGGCGATGCCTTCATCGGCGGCGTGATGGCTTTGCTTGAGCCAACTTTAAATACAGTTGCTTACTACTTCCATGAGAAAGTGTGGCTACGAAAAGCAGAAAGACAAACAGCCCAACCTCAGTTCTGTTTGCACCAACATGCTTAA
- a CDS encoding bifunctional helix-turn-helix transcriptional regulator/GNAT family N-acetyltransferase encodes MDAQKLRQYSRQAVRLLGMLDKQCGEVTLTPVQAHALSEIQLQPLTINQLAQQLNVDKSNASRTVTGLSKLELVEAIENPKDKRSQLVTLTSLGQGMLSQLDVQQNTFFEGMLMTLNEDEQQQLKVGLETYLKGLANVCQADEFILRPLTQSDNPQLADVIRKVSAEHGLTEDKGYGVADPTLDDMYSVYNKENAMYWVIEYQGAVVGGGGFAPLAGRSDVCELQKMYFLPQTRGQGLAKRIVAQSLKLAKQLGYQHMYLETTECLGAAVKLYEKLKFEHLDSAWGETGHDACEVVMAKAL; translated from the coding sequence ATGGATGCTCAAAAACTAAGACAATACTCCCGTCAAGCCGTGCGCTTACTGGGTATGCTTGATAAACAATGTGGCGAGGTCACGCTCACTCCTGTCCAAGCTCATGCATTAAGTGAGATCCAACTCCAGCCTTTAACTATCAATCAATTAGCACAACAGCTCAATGTCGATAAATCTAATGCCAGTCGAACAGTGACAGGTCTCAGTAAGCTTGAGTTGGTAGAAGCTATCGAAAACCCAAAAGACAAACGCAGCCAATTAGTGACGCTAACATCTCTTGGGCAAGGCATGTTGAGTCAATTAGACGTGCAACAAAACACCTTTTTCGAAGGCATGTTGATGACTCTCAATGAGGATGAGCAACAACAGCTAAAAGTTGGATTAGAAACTTACTTAAAAGGTTTAGCGAATGTCTGCCAAGCTGACGAGTTCATACTTCGTCCACTCACTCAATCAGATAACCCGCAGTTAGCCGATGTGATTCGTAAAGTTTCAGCGGAGCATGGACTAACAGAAGATAAAGGTTATGGCGTCGCCGATCCTACTCTTGATGACATGTACTCTGTCTATAACAAAGAGAATGCAATGTACTGGGTGATCGAATATCAAGGTGCGGTAGTCGGTGGCGGCGGTTTTGCACCATTAGCAGGCCGGTCAGATGTGTGTGAGCTACAGAAAATGTACTTCCTACCACAAACCCGAGGGCAAGGTTTGGCAAAGCGCATCGTTGCTCAAAGCCTAAAACTGGCTAAGCAACTTGGCTACCAACACATGTACTTGGAAACCACGGAATGTTTGGGTGCTGCTGTAAAACTCTATGAAAAGCTCAAGTTTGAACACCTTGATTCTGCTTGGGGAGAAACAGGCCATGATGCTTGTGAAGTTGTCATGGCCAAAGCGCTATAA
- a CDS encoding glycosyl hydrolase 2 galactose-binding domain-containing protein, whose amino-acid sequence MRLLLDGLWQISPLTDLSIPQDDITFPAPLSSKLPDSLSEDEIAEQEWHLMHDIEVDDAMLACPFVELVVAGVDYFAEVRLNGVAVFDCDGSQAEYRKDIRPYMQPGRNRFEILFLEEEESLLLEEDMDESISSQAIAKSDSRIGIWQAPYLQFVRNVKLDQVVTEQIWHHGGGCEFKVDVIYQTLKAGLVSASIKFNGMTLVMPIDVRAEHTGVVFQVEAPMIFNLEKPNPKHLYQLEVELDGQKESSFVALNPASCVSNFLR is encoded by the coding sequence ATGCGGTTACTTCTCGATGGTCTTTGGCAAATTTCGCCACTGACGGATCTCTCTATCCCACAAGATGACATTACCTTTCCTGCTCCATTAAGTTCAAAGCTTCCTGATAGCTTAAGTGAAGATGAAATCGCAGAGCAAGAGTGGCACCTGATGCATGACATCGAAGTTGATGATGCTATGCTGGCGTGCCCATTCGTTGAGTTGGTCGTAGCAGGTGTCGATTACTTTGCTGAAGTGCGACTCAATGGTGTAGCTGTGTTTGATTGCGATGGTAGCCAAGCTGAATATCGCAAAGACATCCGCCCTTACATGCAGCCTGGTCGAAATCGTTTTGAGATCCTGTTTCTTGAAGAAGAAGAGAGCTTATTGCTCGAAGAGGATATGGATGAGTCTATATCTTCGCAGGCTATCGCTAAATCTGATTCACGCATCGGGATTTGGCAAGCACCGTACCTGCAGTTCGTTCGAAATGTGAAACTAGATCAAGTTGTCACAGAGCAGATCTGGCACCATGGTGGTGGCTGTGAGTTTAAAGTGGATGTGATTTATCAGACATTAAAAGCAGGTTTGGTATCAGCATCAATCAAGTTCAACGGCATGACTCTCGTAATGCCGATAGACGTGCGTGCTGAGCATACCGGCGTTGTGTTTCAGGTGGAGGCTCCCATGATATTTAACCTTGAGAAGCCTAACCCTAAGCACTTATACCAGTTAGAAGTTGAACTCGATGGGCAAAAAGAGAGCTCTTTCGTTGCCTTAAATCCAGCGTCTTGCGTGAGTAACTTTTTACGTTAA
- the rraB gene encoding ribonuclease E inhibitor RraB, with protein MSHEDEYLSVAELIEFQKEETRDIIAALIEDGSDPEALYDIEHHLFAEDFEVLEKAVVEAFKMGFEVLEAEETEDEDGNKLLCCDATMQSTLDAEAIDAQVEKLVNLAEKFDIIYDGWGTYYEGEDAIYPDEDDEGEE; from the coding sequence ATGTCTCACGAAGATGAATATCTATCAGTAGCGGAATTAATTGAATTTCAAAAGGAAGAGACTCGCGACATCATTGCAGCACTAATTGAAGATGGTAGCGATCCTGAAGCTCTATACGATATCGAGCATCATCTATTTGCTGAAGATTTCGAAGTGCTTGAGAAAGCAGTTGTTGAAGCATTCAAAATGGGCTTTGAAGTGCTTGAAGCTGAAGAGACAGAAGACGAAGATGGCAACAAGCTACTTTGCTGTGATGCAACCATGCAGTCAACTCTGGATGCTGAAGCGATCGATGCGCAAGTTGAGAAGCTTGTGAACCTTGCAGAGAAATTCGACATTATCTACGACGGCTGGGGCACTTACTATGAAGGTGAAGATGCTATCTACCCTGACGAAGATGATGAAGGCGAAGAGTAA